In Alkalihalobacterium alkalinitrilicum, a genomic segment contains:
- a CDS encoding acyl-CoA carboxylase subunit beta: MVLDLERERKVLAEKERIEKGGPDHEKIKKLGKLFVRDRLKLYFDNEQPFYETGLFANNLNERLPADGVVAGTGKIDDRITYFIASDYTVKAGSMGNYHSEKILRIQEAAIRGKRPIVYLIDSSGGRIDEAGGYHVEKYSGGKIFYNHSVLSGRVPQIAVLYGPCFAGTAYMPVFSDFVVMVDKISGMAIASPRMVQMATGQKVDVEELGGATMHTSKSGSADFIAKDEEEAASIVKKLLTYLPDNFEEKLPEFPAREPSRDPQEIDNIIPMEPNRAYDVRKLIEAVVDGDSFLEIKANFAKELVTGFARLNGKTVGIVANQPMHKGGAIFPESADKGAKFVWTCDAYNIPLLYLCDTPGFMVGTKVEQEGILRKGRNFIYASSCANVPKMCVIVRKAYGAGIYAMAGPAYEPDSTIALPSAEIAIMGPEAAINAVYYNKIKAVEDPKEREVLVKKLRDEYRAGYDTFKLAGELVVDDLIVPSELRKELISRYETFENKEFPLPSRKHSTILS; the protein is encoded by the coding sequence ATGGTGTTGGATTTGGAACGTGAAAGAAAAGTACTTGCAGAAAAGGAACGAATTGAAAAAGGTGGACCCGATCATGAAAAAATAAAAAAACTTGGCAAATTATTTGTTCGCGATCGTTTAAAACTTTACTTTGATAATGAACAACCTTTTTATGAAACAGGACTTTTTGCCAATAATTTAAATGAGCGTTTACCTGCAGATGGTGTAGTAGCAGGTACAGGAAAAATTGACGATCGTATTACGTATTTTATCGCTAGTGATTATACAGTAAAAGCTGGTTCAATGGGTAACTATCATAGTGAGAAAATATTACGAATTCAGGAAGCTGCCATTCGTGGAAAGCGTCCAATTGTCTATTTAATCGATTCTTCAGGTGGACGTATTGACGAAGCAGGTGGTTATCATGTAGAAAAATATTCTGGTGGGAAAATATTCTATAATCATAGTGTTCTTTCAGGTCGTGTCCCACAAATTGCTGTTTTATACGGTCCGTGTTTTGCAGGAACAGCTTATATGCCAGTCTTCTCTGATTTTGTCGTAATGGTGGATAAAATTTCTGGGATGGCAATTGCTTCACCGCGAATGGTACAGATGGCGACGGGACAAAAGGTTGATGTTGAAGAACTTGGTGGGGCAACCATGCATACAAGCAAAAGTGGATCAGCAGATTTCATTGCTAAAGATGAAGAAGAAGCAGCTAGCATTGTTAAAAAGCTATTAACTTATCTACCAGATAACTTTGAAGAAAAATTACCAGAATTTCCAGCAAGAGAGCCGAGTCGCGATCCACAAGAAATCGATAACATTATCCCGATGGAGCCGAATCGAGCTTATGATGTACGCAAACTGATTGAAGCGGTTGTTGACGGTGATAGTTTTCTAGAAATTAAAGCAAATTTTGCAAAAGAATTAGTGACGGGTTTTGCAAGATTAAATGGTAAAACTGTTGGGATTGTAGCGAATCAACCGATGCATAAAGGCGGCGCAATTTTCCCTGAGTCTGCGGATAAAGGAGCAAAATTTGTCTGGACGTGTGATGCGTACAACATTCCACTATTATACTTGTGTGATACACCAGGGTTTATGGTAGGGACGAAGGTCGAACAAGAAGGAATCCTTAGAAAAGGACGTAACTTCATTTATGCTAGTTCGTGCGCAAACGTTCCAAAAATGTGTGTTATCGTAAGAAAAGCATACGGTGCAGGTATTTATGCTATGGCAGGTCCTGCTTATGAGCCAGATTCGACAATTGCTCTTCCTTCAGCTGAAATTGCAATTATGGGTCCAGAAGCGGCAATTAACGCTGTTTATTACAATAAAATTAAAGCAGTTGAAGATCCGAAAGAACGCGAAGTACTAGTGAAAAAATTACGGGATGAATATCGTGCAGGATATGATACGTTCAAACTTGCTGGAGAGCTAGTAGTAGATGACCTCATCGTCCCTAGTGAACTAAGAAAAGAGTTAATTAGCAGATATGAAACGTTTGAAAATAAAGAATTTCCGCTACCATCAAGAAAGCATTCTACGATTCTTAGCTAA
- a CDS encoding acyl-CoA dehydrogenase family protein, translating into MPYEPYFTEEHDQLRKTIRKFVEKEISPYIEEWEEAGEFPRELFTKMGDLGFLGLHYPEEVGGQGGDYFTSIILAEEMNKCGCGGVPMAIAVQTDMATPPIYKFGTKDQHERFLKPALKGEKIAAIGITEPDHGSDVQGIRTRARREGDEWVINGTKTFITNGTRTDFVTLVTRTSDEPGYKGISLFLVETDREGFSVSKKLDKVGMRSSDTAELIFDNVRVPHQNLLGEEGKGFYQIMWQLQGERMVGASGAIGAADYAYELALNYAKERKAFGQPIGNFQVIAHLLAEMKTEIEVCRELTYATAYRFSKGEVPAKEISMTKLAAVKMSHWVTDRALQIMGGNGYMAEYPIERMWRDSRLPRIGGGADEIMKEIISKQIGL; encoded by the coding sequence ATGCCATATGAACCATATTTTACAGAAGAACATGACCAATTAAGAAAAACGATTAGAAAATTTGTAGAAAAAGAAATTTCTCCATATATAGAAGAATGGGAAGAAGCTGGCGAATTTCCAAGAGAGTTATTCACGAAAATGGGAGATCTTGGTTTTCTAGGATTACATTACCCTGAGGAAGTTGGTGGTCAGGGCGGTGATTACTTTACTTCAATTATATTAGCAGAAGAAATGAATAAATGTGGATGCGGAGGTGTTCCCATGGCGATTGCTGTCCAAACGGACATGGCAACACCACCTATCTATAAATTTGGTACAAAAGATCAACATGAGCGTTTTTTAAAACCAGCTTTAAAAGGAGAAAAGATTGCTGCGATTGGTATTACGGAGCCAGATCACGGTTCAGATGTTCAAGGAATACGAACGAGGGCAAGACGTGAAGGCGATGAATGGGTAATTAATGGAACGAAAACATTTATTACAAATGGGACGAGAACGGATTTTGTAACACTAGTAACAAGAACCTCGGATGAACCTGGTTATAAAGGTATTAGTCTTTTTCTAGTAGAAACGGATCGTGAAGGTTTTTCTGTAAGTAAAAAGCTAGATAAAGTAGGGATGAGATCATCTGATACGGCTGAACTCATCTTTGATAATGTAAGAGTTCCTCATCAAAATCTACTAGGAGAAGAAGGAAAAGGCTTTTATCAAATTATGTGGCAACTTCAGGGTGAACGGATGGTTGGGGCATCAGGAGCCATTGGTGCAGCAGATTATGCGTATGAACTAGCACTTAATTATGCGAAAGAAAGAAAAGCGTTTGGCCAACCAATCGGTAATTTTCAAGTTATTGCTCATTTATTAGCCGAAATGAAAACAGAAATTGAAGTGTGTCGTGAACTAACCTATGCAACCGCTTACAGATTTTCAAAAGGTGAAGTTCCTGCTAAGGAAATTTCAATGACAAAACTAGCTGCTGTCAAAATGTCCCATTGGGTAACGGATCGCGCACTACAAATCATGGGTGGTAACGGATATATGGCGGAGTACCCAATTGAACGGATGTGGCGTGATAGTCGTCTCCCTCGTATCGGTGGCGGAGCTGATGAGATTATGAAGGAAATTATTTCTAAGCAAATTGGATTGTAG
- a CDS encoding acyclic terpene utilization AtuA family protein, translating to MKTVRIGAAQGFYGDTIEPAVATAEKGNVQYICFDALAELTMAILVKDKRKNENAGYTKDISTQMKALLPYVKEKGIKLLTNAGGINPIGAQQEVLKVARELGFTGLKVAVVTGDNVIDRIDEFQENGVSLDHLETGAAIDTVKERLEFANAYIGAQPIVEALRAGADIVITGRTTDTAQFLAPLIYEFDWSEEEWDKLASGVFMGHLLECSAQSTGGNFSGKWWDIEGFDQIGYPIAEVSETGEFIVSKVEERGGLVTVDTVKEQMLYEIHDPSAYFTPDVVVDLTNVKLENIAPNQVKVTGTKGKPKPETLKVVMGYENGYLGQVMVGFSWPDAMLKAKKVDEIIRKQLEKMELNYDEVRTDFIGHNSLHGPLAHENDSDLNEIYLRMAVRAKTKQEAAKFSRLFPPLALNGPPTMSGFTGNSAPRALIGMWSTLIDRNQIEKAIKVEVEEV from the coding sequence ATGAAAACAGTTCGTATTGGAGCTGCACAAGGGTTCTATGGGGATACGATTGAACCTGCAGTAGCAACAGCGGAAAAAGGAAATGTTCAATATATATGCTTCGACGCTTTAGCCGAATTGACTATGGCGATATTAGTAAAAGACAAACGTAAAAATGAAAATGCAGGATATACAAAAGATATTTCAACGCAAATGAAAGCATTACTGCCTTACGTAAAGGAAAAAGGAATTAAATTATTAACAAATGCAGGCGGGATAAACCCGATCGGTGCTCAACAAGAGGTTCTAAAAGTAGCAAGAGAGCTAGGATTTACAGGCTTAAAAGTGGCGGTTGTAACAGGAGATAATGTGATTGATCGAATTGATGAATTTCAAGAAAATGGTGTTTCATTAGATCATTTAGAAACAGGAGCAGCCATTGATACGGTCAAAGAAAGGCTTGAGTTCGCGAACGCTTACATAGGAGCCCAACCGATTGTTGAAGCGTTAAGAGCAGGAGCAGATATTGTTATTACGGGAAGAACGACAGATACTGCCCAATTTTTAGCACCACTCATTTATGAATTTGATTGGAGTGAAGAAGAGTGGGATAAATTAGCTAGTGGTGTTTTTATGGGCCATTTATTAGAATGCTCAGCCCAATCTACGGGAGGTAATTTCAGCGGAAAATGGTGGGACATTGAAGGATTTGATCAAATTGGTTATCCGATTGCTGAGGTCTCGGAAACTGGAGAATTTATCGTTAGCAAAGTCGAAGAACGTGGTGGTTTAGTTACTGTTGATACGGTGAAAGAACAAATGTTATATGAAATCCATGATCCATCGGCTTATTTTACGCCAGATGTAGTGGTTGATTTAACGAACGTAAAACTTGAAAATATTGCTCCTAATCAAGTGAAAGTAACGGGTACGAAAGGAAAACCGAAACCAGAGACATTAAAAGTCGTAATGGGATATGAAAATGGGTATCTAGGTCAAGTGATGGTTGGTTTTTCTTGGCCAGATGCGATGTTAAAGGCAAAGAAAGTCGATGAAATTATTCGAAAACAACTCGAGAAAATGGAGTTGAATTACGATGAAGTACGAACCGATTTCATAGGGCATAATTCGTTACATGGTCCATTAGCTCATGAAAATGATTCTGATTTGAATGAAATTTATTTAAGAATGGCGGTCCGTGCGAAAACAAAGCAAGAAGCTGCAAAATTCAGTAGATTGTTTCCACCTTTAGCTTTAAATGGACCACCGACGATGAGTGGATTTACGGGCAATTCTGCACCACGTGCCTTAATAGGAATGTGGTCCACATTAATTGATCGTAATCAAATCGAAAAAGCAATAAAAGTTGAAGTTGAGGAGGTGTAG
- a CDS encoding enoyl-CoA hydratase/isomerase family protein, with amino-acid sequence MDFKTVLYEVNDYVAKITLNLPEIRNPLTEKSANELLQAITNADRDPNVRAIVITGAGKAFSAGGNLNEFKKNLEKTAPELHFEGRASTELFKVGAKVQTPLIAAVNGPALGGGTGLVAMCHIAIASSEAKLGLTELRLGLVPFVIMPWVRRAVGDRKMLELMLTAEIITAEQAKEFNLVHRVVPPEELEAEAMKVAKTVASFSPLAVQLGLDAFYNTEQMDLLKSFDYLSTLRLVSFMSEDLREGASAFLEKRTPNWKGQ; translated from the coding sequence ATGGATTTTAAAACAGTGTTATATGAAGTAAATGACTATGTTGCGAAAATCACACTAAATCTACCAGAGATTAGAAATCCATTAACAGAGAAATCTGCAAATGAATTACTTCAAGCGATTACAAATGCTGATCGTGATCCTAATGTCAGGGCAATCGTGATTACAGGAGCGGGAAAGGCATTTTCTGCGGGTGGAAACTTAAATGAATTTAAAAAGAACCTTGAGAAAACCGCTCCTGAACTTCACTTTGAAGGGCGAGCAAGTACAGAATTGTTTAAAGTTGGTGCAAAAGTTCAAACGCCTTTAATTGCAGCTGTTAATGGGCCTGCATTAGGTGGAGGAACTGGTTTGGTTGCGATGTGCCATATTGCGATAGCCTCTAGTGAAGCAAAGTTAGGTTTAACTGAACTCAGGCTTGGACTTGTACCGTTTGTTATTATGCCATGGGTACGTAGGGCGGTAGGAGATCGAAAAATGTTAGAGTTGATGCTCACTGCTGAGATTATTACCGCTGAACAAGCAAAGGAATTTAATTTAGTTCATCGTGTCGTTCCACCTGAAGAACTTGAAGCTGAAGCGATGAAGGTGGCAAAAACAGTGGCATCATTTAGCCCGTTAGCAGTTCAGTTAGGTTTAGATGCTTTCTATAATACTGAGCAAATGGATTTATTGAAATCGTTTGACTATTTATCAACACTGAGACTTGTTTCATTTATGAGTGAAGATTTACGAGAAGGAGCTTCAGCTTTCTTAGAAAAGAGAACGCCAAATTGGAAAGGGCAATAA
- a CDS encoding AMP-binding protein, whose translation MQSIVNRVAIGDILRRNALRFPDKEAVIDGETTISYEELDQLSNQFANYLLSSGLKKGDKILTICGNSWEYIVIFNGIAKAGLIWVPINPGISIKEKLYIIDQVEAKLIIGDAALIQSDIEDINSRCQNIIAVRGNLGDTNTFLVSIEDHSPVEPVVEIQDRDVAQIMFTSGTTGNPKGVMTSHLAVYIASLSNIIECNFQEDERILAMMPLFHCAQHTFTMSCLHRGATTVVISGFEPEKLMKTINDYKITNMFGLPMMYRMMLDHPNRSKYDLSSLRRCTYAMAPMDKQSLERCISEICPQFALGTGQTEMYPSTMVFRPEEQLQRFGSYWGTSCILNDTAIMDDDGNLLPKGEIGEIVHRGPNVMNGYYKNEEETEKSRAFGWHHTGDLGYWDEDGQLVFVDRKKDIIKTGGENVASIKVEGALLTHKTILNAVAVGLPHEHWSEAVTAFVVLKQNTEATEEEIIEHCKSQLGGFQVPKSVIFLEQLPMTATGKIQKHVLRQQYQNHYQVTN comes from the coding sequence ATGCAAAGTATTGTAAACCGAGTAGCTATAGGCGATATTCTACGGCGAAATGCATTAAGATTTCCAGATAAAGAAGCAGTAATTGATGGCGAAACGACGATTTCCTACGAGGAACTTGATCAACTATCTAATCAATTTGCCAACTATTTACTAAGCTCTGGTTTGAAAAAAGGAGATAAGATCTTAACGATATGCGGAAATTCTTGGGAATACATTGTTATCTTTAATGGGATTGCTAAAGCTGGACTTATTTGGGTTCCGATTAATCCAGGGATATCAATTAAGGAAAAACTTTATATTATCGATCAGGTAGAAGCAAAGCTAATTATTGGTGATGCTGCATTAATTCAAAGTGACATTGAAGATATAAACAGCCGCTGTCAAAATATAATAGCAGTACGAGGGAATCTAGGAGATACTAATACATTTTTAGTATCCATTGAAGACCATTCTCCTGTTGAGCCAGTAGTAGAAATACAAGATCGTGATGTAGCCCAAATTATGTTTACAAGTGGGACGACTGGAAATCCAAAAGGGGTCATGACGAGCCACTTAGCCGTTTATATTGCTAGCTTAAGTAATATTATTGAGTGTAACTTCCAAGAAGACGAAAGAATTTTAGCTATGATGCCTTTGTTCCATTGTGCCCAACATACATTTACGATGTCATGTCTACATCGTGGAGCAACTACAGTTGTTATAAGTGGATTTGAACCAGAGAAACTCATGAAGACAATTAACGATTACAAAATAACGAACATGTTTGGTCTACCTATGATGTACCGAATGATGTTAGATCATCCTAACAGGTCAAAATATGATCTTAGCTCTTTAAGGAGATGTACGTATGCAATGGCTCCAATGGATAAACAATCGTTAGAGCGCTGCATTTCAGAAATTTGCCCACAATTTGCACTAGGAACGGGGCAAACAGAAATGTATCCATCAACCATGGTGTTTAGACCTGAAGAGCAACTACAACGTTTCGGTTCATATTGGGGAACTTCTTGTATTTTAAATGATACCGCGATTATGGATGATGATGGAAATCTCTTACCAAAAGGTGAAATTGGCGAAATAGTTCACCGTGGTCCAAACGTTATGAATGGTTATTATAAAAATGAGGAAGAAACAGAAAAGAGTCGAGCGTTCGGATGGCATCATACTGGTGACCTTGGTTATTGGGATGAAGATGGTCAACTTGTTTTCGTCGATCGTAAAAAGGATATTATTAAAACAGGCGGTGAAAATGTTGCCTCTATTAAAGTTGAAGGTGCATTGTTAACACATAAAACTATCTTAAATGCAGTTGCCGTAGGGTTACCTCATGAACATTGGTCAGAGGCGGTTACCGCATTTGTTGTTCTAAAACAGAATACAGAAGCAACAGAAGAGGAAATTATTGAACATTGTAAATCCCAACTTGGAGGGTTCCAAGTTCCTAAATCCGTTATTTTCCTCGAACAGTTACCGATGACAGCAACAGGAAAAATTCAAAAACATGTATTACGACAACAATATCAAAACCATTATCAAGTCACTAACTAA
- the menE gene encoding o-succinylbenzoate--CoA ligase, with the protein MVKGIGNWLTKYSELDPENLALIYKEKRYTYKHLNERVNQLAHAFVSLGIRKGDRVNALLLNTNESIESMFACAKIGAIFVPINFRLSVEEVHYIVNDSGANLFIYDERLKPVVDELRLIKTRLLDYIQVGTTPHEDDLKYEELIAAASKEEPAYDISLDDVHLMMYTSGTTGRPKGAMLSHGNTQWNAINCITFMPFKKSDITLTVAPLFHIGGMSVFTTPLFYKGGTIILDDTFDPRRVLENIQEEKITSLFLVPAMWQALTTVENFEQFDISSLQLAVSGGAPCPITVIEFFQSRGIPFYEGFGLTETAPFVSLLDEKNTLRKNGSVGKAPVHTDVRIVDPNDRDVPVGKVGELIVQGPNIMVGYWNKPEATKEAIKDGWFYTGDLAKFDEEGFIYIVDRKKDMIITGGENVYPIEVEQVLYRHPNIREVAIVGYPDEKWGESIKAVVSLNDPTQSLTLEEIEKFLSGKIARYKMPKQLVILDQLPRNATGKILKVVLRKEA; encoded by the coding sequence ATGGTAAAAGGAATTGGAAATTGGCTCACTAAATATAGTGAGCTTGATCCTGAAAATCTTGCGCTCATTTATAAAGAAAAACGATATACGTATAAACATCTAAATGAGCGTGTTAATCAGCTAGCGCATGCATTTGTTTCATTAGGGATTAGAAAAGGAGATCGTGTTAATGCTTTATTATTAAATACAAACGAATCTATCGAGTCCATGTTTGCATGTGCAAAAATAGGAGCCATTTTTGTTCCGATCAATTTCCGATTAAGTGTTGAAGAGGTACATTATATTGTAAACGATTCTGGTGCAAATCTTTTTATCTATGATGAACGTTTGAAACCAGTTGTGGATGAGCTAAGGTTAATAAAAACTAGATTATTAGATTATATTCAAGTTGGAACTACGCCACATGAAGATGATCTTAAATACGAAGAGTTAATCGCGGCAGCTTCCAAGGAAGAACCTGCCTACGATATTAGTTTAGATGATGTTCATTTAATGATGTATACTTCTGGAACAACAGGTAGACCCAAAGGCGCTATGTTAAGTCATGGAAATACACAATGGAATGCGATTAACTGCATTACTTTCATGCCGTTTAAAAAATCAGATATCACTTTAACGGTGGCACCCTTATTCCATATAGGAGGGATGAGTGTGTTTACAACACCACTATTTTATAAAGGTGGAACGATCATTTTAGATGATACGTTTGATCCAAGAAGAGTATTGGAAAATATTCAAGAGGAAAAAATTACAAGTCTATTTTTAGTTCCTGCGATGTGGCAAGCTTTAACAACTGTTGAAAACTTTGAACAATTCGATATTTCTTCTTTACAGCTAGCTGTCTCTGGTGGAGCCCCGTGCCCAATAACTGTCATTGAATTTTTCCAATCAAGGGGCATTCCATTTTATGAGGGATTCGGGTTAACGGAAACAGCTCCATTCGTGAGCTTACTTGATGAAAAAAATACTCTGAGAAAAAATGGATCAGTTGGAAAAGCACCTGTACACACAGATGTTAGAATAGTAGACCCTAATGATCGTGATGTACCTGTCGGGAAAGTCGGTGAATTAATCGTTCAAGGTCCGAATATTATGGTTGGTTATTGGAATAAACCAGAGGCAACAAAAGAAGCGATTAAGGACGGATGGTTCTATACAGGAGATTTAGCCAAATTCGATGAAGAAGGCTTTATATATATCGTCGATCGAAAAAAAGATATGATTATTACTGGCGGCGAAAATGTTTACCCGATTGAAGTAGAGCAAGTTCTTTACCGTCATCCAAATATCCGTGAAGTTGCTATTGTCGGTTACCCAGATGAAAAGTGGGGCGAATCCATTAAAGCAGTCGTCTCATTAAATGATCCAACGCAGTCGTTAACGTTAGAGGAAATTGAAAAATTTTTATCAGGAAAAATTGCGCGATATAAGATGCCTAAGCAACTAGTGATTTTAGATCAACTCCCACGAAATGCAACAGGAAAAATATTAAAAGTAGTTTTACGGAAAGAAGCGTAA
- a CDS encoding biotin/lipoyl-binding carrier protein gives MVEVQASMSGNVWKVEVKENDVVKAGDILVILESMKMEIPIEATHDGVIASLHTAEGEFVQEGDVIVKINND, from the coding sequence ATGGTAGAAGTTCAAGCTTCAATGAGTGGGAATGTATGGAAAGTAGAAGTAAAAGAAAATGATGTAGTTAAAGCTGGAGATATTCTTGTGATCTTAGAGTCTATGAAAATGGAAATTCCAATTGAAGCTACCCATGATGGAGTTATTGCTTCGCTTCATACCGCGGAAGGAGAGTTCGTTCAAGAGGGAGATGTTATTGTAAAGATTAATAATGATTAA
- a CDS encoding acyl-CoA dehydrogenase family protein, which translates to MSHWIFKEEHEMFRKSVKKFIEKEIKPNVEQWEKDGEVPRSLYKRMGELGYLGIKFPEEYGGGGLDLITEAVLIEELAKCGAGGVGAALGSHTGIAMTNIWKFGNDEQKRKYLVPGIKGELISALAITEPSGGSDVSAIRTTAKKEGDYYILNGSKTFITSGVNADYVVVAAKTREEPAHHNVSLFIVETNWEGYSVGKKLKKLGWRSSDTGEIFFDNVKVPKENLIGNEHEGFRNIMKNFQFERISMALGCIGLGELALEDTIKYSKERIQFKKPLSEFQVLRHKMVDMAVDLEKARNITYRAIYLYNKGEDIVTEATMAKAYAAEMIRRVTDQAVQIHGGNGYMMEYPVQRYWRDARIQSIGGGTTQIMNEILTKRLGILS; encoded by the coding sequence ATGTCTCATTGGATATTTAAAGAAGAACACGAAATGTTTAGAAAATCTGTAAAAAAATTTATTGAAAAAGAAATTAAGCCCAACGTTGAACAATGGGAAAAAGACGGTGAGGTTCCAAGAAGTTTATATAAACGAATGGGAGAGTTAGGCTACTTAGGTATTAAATTTCCAGAAGAATATGGTGGTGGAGGGTTAGACTTAATTACTGAAGCTGTACTTATTGAAGAATTAGCTAAATGTGGTGCAGGAGGCGTTGGTGCTGCATTAGGCTCGCATACAGGCATTGCGATGACAAACATATGGAAATTTGGAAATGACGAGCAAAAACGGAAATACCTTGTTCCAGGTATCAAAGGTGAATTAATTTCTGCTCTTGCAATTACTGAACCGAGTGGTGGATCAGATGTATCAGCGATTAGAACTACTGCAAAAAAAGAAGGAGACTACTATATTTTAAATGGTTCGAAAACGTTTATTACAAGCGGCGTAAACGCCGATTATGTAGTAGTGGCTGCAAAAACACGAGAAGAACCAGCTCATCATAACGTTAGTCTTTTTATTGTTGAAACTAATTGGGAAGGGTATTCGGTTGGTAAGAAACTGAAGAAATTAGGCTGGCGTTCTTCCGATACAGGCGAGATTTTCTTTGACAATGTGAAAGTACCAAAGGAAAACTTAATTGGAAATGAACATGAAGGTTTCCGTAATATTATGAAAAACTTTCAGTTCGAACGAATTAGCATGGCCTTAGGATGTATCGGTTTAGGTGAACTCGCTCTCGAAGATACCATCAAATATAGTAAAGAAAGAATTCAATTTAAGAAACCACTTTCAGAATTCCAAGTGTTACGTCATAAGATGGTCGATATGGCTGTCGATTTAGAAAAAGCAAGAAATATTACGTACAGAGCCATTTACTTATACAACAAAGGAGAAGACATTGTGACGGAAGCAACTATGGCGAAAGCGTATGCGGCTGAAATGATTCGTAGAGTTACAGACCAAGCTGTACAAATTCATGGTGGAAATGGATATATGATGGAATATCCAGTCCAACGTTATTGGAGAGATGCCAGAATTCAATCGATCGGTGGAGGAACTACGCAAATTATGAATGAGATTTTAACCAAGCGATTAGGAATTCTCTCATAA